One part of the Paracoccus sp. MBLB3053 genome encodes these proteins:
- the pdxA gene encoding 4-hydroxythreonine-4-phosphate dehydrogenase PdxA — translation MSLRRPILLTCGEPAGIGPELAPKARASGVPFVFMGDPRHLPEGTPWAEITTLSDPLPDDALAVLRHDFPAPAIPGQPDPANAAAVIEVIARAVRLAMSGEASGICTLPINKEALKRGAGFAFPGHTEFLAHLAGDVPVVMMLASTTVDPPCRVVPVTIHIPLSEVPRSLTPQAMDQAVRITDAAMRRDFGLASPRLAVAGINPHAGENGVMGHEETDWIGPLLAGLRDEGFDLSGPLPADTMFHAPARSRYDAAICAYHDQALIPIKTLDFAGGVNVTLGLPFVRTSPDHGTAFDIAGKGVADADSVIAALRMAHDMAERR, via the coding sequence ATGAGCCTCCGCCGCCCCATTCTTTTGACCTGCGGCGAACCTGCCGGCATCGGACCCGAACTTGCGCCAAAGGCGCGAGCTTCGGGCGTGCCCTTCGTGTTCATGGGCGATCCCCGCCACCTGCCGGAAGGCACGCCCTGGGCCGAGATCACAACGCTTTCCGACCCATTGCCCGATGATGCGCTGGCAGTGTTGCGCCATGATTTTCCGGCCCCGGCCATACCCGGCCAGCCCGATCCGGCCAATGCGGCGGCCGTCATCGAGGTGATCGCGCGCGCCGTCCGGCTCGCCATGTCGGGCGAGGCCAGTGGCATCTGCACGCTGCCGATCAACAAGGAGGCGCTGAAGCGCGGCGCGGGCTTTGCCTTTCCGGGCCATACCGAATTCCTCGCCCATCTCGCGGGAGACGTGCCAGTGGTGATGATGCTGGCATCGACCACTGTCGATCCCCCATGCCGCGTCGTTCCCGTCACCATCCACATTCCGCTGAGCGAGGTGCCCCGCTCGTTGACGCCGCAAGCGATGGACCAGGCCGTCCGCATTACCGATGCCGCGATGCGCCGCGATTTCGGACTGGCCTCTCCTCGCCTCGCGGTTGCCGGGATCAACCCGCATGCAGGCGAGAATGGCGTGATGGGACATGAGGAAACCGACTGGATCGGTCCGCTGCTCGCAGGTTTGCGGGACGAGGGCTTCGATCTTTCCGGCCCCCTGCCGGCCGACACGATGTTCCATGCCCCCGCGCGATCACGCTATGATGCGGCGATCTGCGCCTATCACGACCAGGCGCTGATCCCGATCAAGACGCTGGATTTCGCTGGTGGCGTGAACGTGACCCTTGGCCTGCCTTTCGTGCGCACCTCGCCCGATCACGGCACGGCATTCGATATTGCAGGCAAGGGCGTGGCGGACGCGGACAGTGTCATTGCCGCCCTGCGCATGGCCCATGACATGGCGGAGAGAAGATGA
- a CDS encoding peptidylprolyl isomerase: MRQILLGAAMAALLTGTGIVPDLVAHPAMAQSAGNPFQPVAYVNDSAVTRYEVDQRVRFMQILRAPNADRESAEKALIDDRLRNFAAKQAGITVDDEQIQVGIEEFASRGGLGVDEFVRLLGQNGVDRQTVEDFIVSGILWREYVRARVSPLVRVGDAEVEQQMKNIIETPEITHVAMSELIIPAPEGQEAQARELADRIVQQSTSEAQFAAFARQYSATPSGENGGRLPMMPLANLPPSLRPIVQNMQPGQVSQPLEVQGAIVLFFLRETRGTLRPGATEQVLDYLKLRVASAEEAARIAALATTCEDLYVQARNLPAEQLQHQTLTQGQIPSGEAVRLAVLDDNESTIINYGGAVELLMLCKRSPALLANEPEAPVATSPGEEPTASGDALPQREDVRNQIYNRKVSEAAESQLAELRANAVIRYP; encoded by the coding sequence ATGCGGCAAATTCTTCTGGGGGCGGCGATGGCCGCATTGCTGACCGGGACGGGAATCGTGCCGGACCTGGTTGCCCATCCGGCCATGGCCCAATCGGCCGGCAACCCGTTCCAGCCAGTGGCCTATGTCAACGATTCGGCCGTGACCCGCTACGAGGTGGATCAGCGCGTCCGCTTCATGCAGATCCTGCGGGCGCCGAATGCCGATCGCGAAAGCGCCGAAAAGGCCCTTATCGACGATCGTCTTCGCAACTTTGCCGCCAAGCAGGCGGGGATCACCGTCGACGACGAGCAGATCCAGGTAGGCATCGAGGAATTCGCCAGCCGAGGCGGTCTCGGGGTCGATGAATTCGTGAGACTTCTGGGCCAGAACGGCGTCGACCGGCAGACGGTCGAGGATTTCATCGTCTCGGGCATACTTTGGCGCGAATATGTGCGCGCCCGGGTCTCTCCGCTGGTTCGCGTCGGCGATGCCGAGGTCGAGCAGCAGATGAAGAATATCATCGAAACGCCCGAAATCACTCATGTCGCAATGTCCGAGCTGATTATTCCCGCGCCTGAAGGGCAAGAGGCGCAGGCGCGTGAACTGGCCGATCGCATCGTGCAGCAATCAACCAGCGAAGCGCAATTCGCGGCCTTCGCGCGGCAGTATTCGGCGACCCCGTCAGGCGAAAACGGCGGCCGGCTGCCCATGATGCCGCTGGCGAACCTTCCACCCAGCCTTCGCCCGATCGTCCAGAACATGCAGCCTGGACAGGTCAGCCAGCCGCTCGAGGTTCAGGGCGCGATCGTTCTGTTCTTCCTGCGCGAAACCCGAGGCACCCTGCGCCCCGGCGCGACCGAGCAGGTGCTTGACTATCTCAAGCTGCGCGTCGCCTCGGCAGAGGAGGCAGCCCGTATCGCCGCCCTGGCGACCACCTGCGAAGATCTATACGTCCAGGCGCGCAACCTGCCCGCAGAGCAACTTCAGCACCAGACGCTGACACAGGGACAGATCCCCAGCGGCGAGGCCGTGAGGCTGGCTGTGCTTGACGACAATGAATCGACGATCATCAATTACGGTGGCGCGGTCGAGCTTCTGATGCTGTGCAAGCGCAGCCCTGCGCTGCTGGCCAACGAACCCGAAGCCCCCGTTGCGACCAGTCCGGGAGAAGAGCCGACCGCATCCGGCGACGCACTGCCTCAACGGGAAGATGTCCGGAACCAGATCTATAACCGCAAGGTTTCCGAAGCGGCCGAAAGCCAGCTGGCCGAGTTGCGCGCGAACGCGGTCATCCGCTACCCCTGA